A genomic region of Arachis hypogaea cultivar Tifrunner chromosome 5, arahy.Tifrunner.gnm2.J5K5, whole genome shotgun sequence contains the following coding sequences:
- the LOC112800363 gene encoding G-type lectin S-receptor-like serine/threonine-protein kinase LECRK3 has protein sequence MASATFFIASLLFLHITLAFANITINSTLSTTNNNNAWRSPSAEFAFGFHQLKDTNLFIVAIWYDKIPEKTIVWSSYSLSNPTPTGSKIQLTPSGLKLTTPNGESTWIAQTNNPVSHGSMLDTGNFVLASSDNKKLLWQSFKNPTDTLLPNQTLESDATLTSRLSDTNYTRGRFQLYFQNDTILLSPLAWPTEFRYDYYDVFGHAARLVFDESGEIYLETENGNRTTPQAPKWQPNLALDPRNNYYRATLDYYGVLTQYVHPKDSNSQQGWRVLRYTPSNICTSIFNDYGSGACGYNSYCSMEEQRPTCNCPDGYTLIDPSNVFGGCQPNFTLGCGADNYGKELQARPEDLYNFSVLSDVDFPLNDYEQIQPYSQDECQQDCLHDCNCAVAIYTNNQTCWKKRLPLSNGRTQSGGQTILIKTRVAPLGIPTGAESKKDHNKIKPGFHGLLIGSLVINVVLLAAVLLAFHLKKRKRDIKVSSLLETNLHSFSYEALKDATREFSEELGRGSFGIVYKGTIESRFYNVVAVKKLDRLAQEGEKEFKAELSAIGKTCHKNLVRLIGFCDEGTNRMLVYEFMSKGALANFLFGQTKPIWDLRVRFALGIARELVYLHEECDTPIIHCDIKPQNILIDDNFNAKISDFGLAKLLLSDQSRTNTMIRGTRGYVAPEWFRNVPVTVKVDVYSFGVMLLEIICCRKSVLMLESGEEEKAVLTDWAYDCFVERKIDALVDDDTEAIADSGRLQRWVKIAIWCIQEHHEKRPTMGIVLQMLEGLVEVSDPPSPFSLNPVSSLPHSQEPK, from the coding sequence AGTTCATATTCACTCAGCAATCCAACACCAACAGGATCAAAGATTCAGTTAACACCATCAGGTCTAAAACTAACAACTCCCAATGGTGAATCCACATGGATAGCACAAACCAACAACCCTGTTTCCCATGGTTCTATGCTTGACACTGGAAACTTTGTTCTTGCAAGCAGTGATAACAAGAAACTTTTGTGGCAAAGTTTCAAGAACCCCACAGATACTTTGTTGCCAAACCAAACTCTtgaatctgatgccactctcacTTCTAGATTGAGTGATACAAACTACACAAGAGGGAGGTTTCAACTCTATTTTCAGAATGACACCATCTTGTTAAGTCCTCTAGCATGGCCTACCGAATTTCGCTATGATTACTACGATGTTTTCGGACATGCTGCACGCTTGGTGTTTGATGAAAGTGGTGAGATATATCTGGAGACAGAGAATGGTAATAGAACAACACCACAAGCTCCTAAATGGCAACCCAACTTAGCTCTTGATCCTAGGAACAATTACTATAGAGCTACACTTGATTACTATGGAGTTTTAACTCAATATGTTCATCCAAAGGACTCAAATTCTCAGCAAGGGTGGAGAGTTTTAAGGTACACTCCTAGTAACATTTGCACAAGTATTTTCAATGATTATGGAAGTGGTGCTTGTGGTTACAATAGCTATTGCTCCATGGAAGAACAGAGGCCTACTTGCAATTGCCCTGATGGGTATACTCTGATTGATCCAAGCAATGTTTTTGGTGGATGCCAACCGAATTTCACTCTTGGTTGCGGAGCAGATAATTATGGCAAAGAATTGCAAGCGCGCCCAGAAGATCTATATAATTTTAGTGTTTTGAGTGATGTGGATTTTCCTCTTAATGATTATGAGCAGATTCAACCTTATTCTCAAGATGAGTGCCAACAAGATTGTTTACATGATTGCAATTGTGCTGTTGCAATCTATACCAACAATCAAACCTGTTGGAAGAAGAGGTTGCCTCTTTCTAACGGAAGAACACAAAGTGGAGGTCAAACAATACTTATCAAAACAAGAGTTGCACCTCTTGGCATTCCCACTGGTGCTGAATCAAAGAAAGATCATAATAAGATTAAGCCAGGTTTTCATGGATTACTTATTGGATCGCTTGTCATCAATGTTGTACTCCTGGCTGCAGTTCTTTTGGCTTTTCACCTGAAGAAGCGAAAAAGGGACATCAAAGTCTCAAGTCTTCTAGAAACAAATCTGCATTCTTTTAGCTATGAAGCACTGAAGGATGCAACACGGGAGTTTAGCGAAGAACTGGGACGGGGTTCCTTTGGCATTGTTTACAAAGGAACCATAGAATCAAGGTTTTATAATGTGGTGGCAGTCAAGAAGCTTGACAGATTGGCACAAGAAGGAGAGAAGGAATTCAAGGCTGAGTTGAGTGCCATTGGTAAAACCTGCCACAAGAATCTGGTAAGGTTGATTGGATTCTGTGATGAGGGAACTAACAGAATGCTTGTCTATGAGTTCATGAGCAAAGGTGCTCTGGCAAACTTCCTATTTGGACAAACCAAACCCATTTGGGATCTAAGGGTAAGGTTTGCTTTGGGGATTGCAAGAGAGTTGGTGTACTTGCATGAAGAGTGTGACACTCCCATCATTCATTGTGACATAAAACCTCAGAATATACTCATAGATGATAACTTCAATGCAAAGATATCTGACTTCGGGTTGGCCAAGTTGTTGTTGTCTGATCAGAGCAGGACCAACACCATGATCCGAGGAACAAGAGGTTATGTTGCTCCGGAATGGTTCAGGAATGTTCCTGTGACGGTTAAGGTGGATGTTTATAGCTTCGGCGTTATGTTACTAGAGATCATTTGCTGCAGAAAGAGTGTGCTGATGTTGGAGTCCGGGGAGGAAGAGAAGGCTGTGCTGACTGATTGGGCTTATGATTGCTTTGTAGAAAGGAAAATAGATGCCTTGGTGGATGATGATACGGAGGCTATAGCTGACAGTGGAAGGTTACAAAGGTGGGTGAAGATAGCAATTTGGTGCATTCAAGAGCATCATGAAAAGAGGCCAACAATGGGGATTGTGTTGCAAATGCTTGAAGGCTTGGTTGAAGTCTCGGATCCACCATCACCCTTTTCTTTAAATCCGGTTTCTTCACTGCCCCACAGCCAAGAaccaaaataa